Proteins encoded in a region of the Bombiscardovia apis genome:
- the rpsG gene encoding 30S ribosomal protein S7: MSRKGPAKKHQLLPDPIYGSTVVAQLINKILLDGKKSIAEDIVYTALEQVKTKTDQEPVAVLKRALDNIRPSLEVRSRRVGGATYQVPVEVKPNRANTLSLRWLTDFSRARREKTMAERLANEILDASNGLGASVKRREDTHKMAEANKAFAHYRW, encoded by the coding sequence ATGTCACGCAAAGGACCAGCTAAGAAGCATCAGCTGCTGCCAGACCCGATTTATGGTTCGACGGTCGTTGCCCAGCTGATTAACAAGATTCTGCTCGATGGTAAGAAGTCCATCGCAGAAGACATCGTCTACACGGCCTTAGAGCAGGTCAAGACCAAGACCGACCAGGAGCCGGTTGCTGTCTTGAAGCGCGCTTTGGACAACATCCGCCCATCTCTCGAAGTTCGCTCCCGCCGTGTCGGTGGCGCTACTTACCAGGTGCCTGTGGAAGTTAAGCCAAACCGTGCAAACACGCTCTCCCTGCGCTGGCTGACTGATTTCAGCCGTGCACGCCGTGAGAAGACTATGGCCGAGCGTTTGGCAAACGAGATTCTCGATGCCTCGAACGGTCTGGGCGCATCTGTGAAGCGTCGCGAAGATACCCACAAGATGGCAGAGGCCAACAAGGCCTTCGCTCATTATCGCTGGTAA
- the rpsL gene encoding 30S ribosomal protein S12, whose amino-acid sequence MPTIEQLVRKGRKAKTRKSKTLALKGSPLRRGVCTRVYTTTPKKPNSALRKVARVRLSSGVEVSAYIPGEGHNLQEHSIVLVRGGRVKDLPGVRYHIVRGALDTQGVKDRKQGRSLYGAKRAK is encoded by the coding sequence TTGCCAACAATTGAACAGCTCGTCCGTAAAGGACGCAAGGCCAAGACTCGTAAGTCTAAGACTCTGGCCTTGAAGGGCAGCCCGCTTCGTCGCGGCGTCTGCACCCGTGTGTACACCACAACCCCAAAGAAGCCGAACTCGGCATTGCGTAAGGTTGCTCGTGTGCGTTTGAGCTCCGGCGTTGAGGTCAGCGCCTACATTCCTGGCGAGGGCCACAACCTGCAGGAGCACTCCATCGTGCTTGTGCGCGGTGGTCGTGTCAAGGATTTGCCAGGCGTACGTTACCACATCGTGCGCGGCGCGCTCGATACGCAGGGTGTCAAGGATCGCAAGCAGGGTCGTTCCCTGTACGGAGCAAAGAGGGCTAAGTAA
- a CDS encoding DNA-deoxyinosine glycosylase, producing the protein MEHVEHGFGPVWNRESRVLILGSMPSPKSREVGFYFMHPRNRFWPLMAQLLKTEIGESIEERTNFLLSNHVALWDVIASCDITGAQDSTITNAVANDLKPILSQAPITSVFTSGSKATQLYRKLVLPQLNENNISLPLTSLPSTSPANAAMVLDTLCSAYSPLLLALGLRK; encoded by the coding sequence ATGGAACATGTAGAACACGGTTTCGGACCGGTTTGGAACCGTGAGAGCCGAGTATTGATACTAGGATCTATGCCCAGCCCCAAGTCTCGCGAGGTCGGATTCTACTTTATGCATCCACGCAACCGCTTCTGGCCCCTGATGGCACAGCTTCTGAAGACGGAAATTGGAGAAAGTATTGAAGAGCGCACAAACTTTCTTCTCAGCAATCACGTAGCCTTGTGGGATGTTATCGCTTCCTGTGACATAACAGGGGCTCAAGATTCCACCATTACTAACGCTGTCGCGAACGACTTGAAGCCGATCCTTAGCCAAGCTCCAATAACCAGCGTTTTTACCTCCGGCAGTAAGGCCACTCAGCTCTACCGCAAACTCGTACTGCCCCAACTCAACGAAAACAACATATCTCTGCCGCTGACATCCTTACCCTCCACCAGTCCAGCCAATGCTGCAATGGTTTTGGACACCTTGTGTAGTGCATACAGTCCACTCCTGCTAGCCTTAGGGTTGCGAAAGTAG
- a CDS encoding ASCH domain-containing protein, with amino-acid sequence MSKDANWQDLPKAEFGFPGPLRNALVEAILTGRKTATTSLLAQYQLSGEPIESVGDRSVLVDSHEQPLAILETTQIKVVSLSSVDLRHAIDEGEGDKTIESWRIKHTAFWQCPEMRSKLRDPEFAVDDDTEVVLERFLVVSRIHTNS; translated from the coding sequence ATGAGTAAAGATGCAAATTGGCAAGACCTACCTAAGGCCGAGTTCGGTTTTCCTGGCCCACTTCGTAACGCACTCGTAGAGGCCATTCTCACTGGCCGAAAAACTGCAACTACCAGTCTGCTGGCACAATATCAACTATCCGGAGAGCCCATCGAATCCGTGGGCGATCGCAGCGTACTTGTTGATTCGCATGAACAACCACTTGCTATCTTAGAAACCACACAAATCAAGGTTGTTTCACTCAGCTCAGTAGACCTGCGTCATGCTATTGACGAGGGCGAGGGAGATAAAACTATAGAAAGCTGGCGCATCAAGCACACAGCTTTTTGGCAGTGCCCAGAAATGCGTTCTAAACTACGGGATCCGGAATTTGCTGTAGATGACGACACGGAAGTAGTATTAGAGCGTTTCCTCGTCGTTTCAAGGATTCATACCAACTCCTAA
- a CDS encoding threonine aldolase family protein: MLNFVNDYSEGACPEVLQRLVDTNMEQEPGYGADSYTRSAQAKIAQACGKPDAQVFFISGGTQTNQIVISSVLEQYQGVVAVDTGHVSVHEAGAIEASDHKVLTIPGVDGKMPAAALREYLETFWADANHAQMVFPGMVYISWSTEYGTLYSKAELEELHDICRAYGIPLYIDGARLGYGLVAPGADVTLQDIANLADIFYIGGTKVGALCGEAVVFPKGDAPKYFSTLIKRRGGLLAKGRLLGVQFDTLFTDDLYTRISHNAIETAQVIRKALQDKGYEFFIESPTNLTFVVLENTKMTELKQKVNFDFWERKDANHTVIRFATSWATRMEDAQALAELL; the protein is encoded by the coding sequence ATGCTGAACTTTGTCAATGATTATTCTGAGGGCGCTTGCCCCGAAGTCTTGCAGCGATTGGTCGATACCAATATGGAGCAGGAGCCCGGTTACGGAGCTGATAGCTACACGCGCTCGGCTCAAGCGAAGATTGCTCAAGCTTGTGGCAAACCCGACGCCCAGGTCTTCTTCATCTCCGGCGGCACGCAGACCAACCAGATTGTCATCTCCTCAGTCCTTGAGCAGTATCAGGGCGTAGTGGCCGTCGACACCGGACATGTGAGCGTACACGAAGCCGGTGCCATCGAAGCTAGCGACCATAAAGTGCTTACCATTCCCGGAGTTGACGGTAAGATGCCAGCCGCTGCCCTGCGCGAGTATTTGGAGACCTTCTGGGCGGACGCAAACCACGCGCAAATGGTCTTCCCCGGCATGGTCTACATTTCTTGGTCAACCGAGTACGGCACGCTCTACTCAAAGGCTGAGCTGGAGGAGCTGCACGACATTTGCCGCGCGTATGGGATTCCGCTCTACATTGACGGCGCTCGCTTGGGCTACGGCTTGGTGGCTCCTGGCGCTGATGTGACCTTGCAAGATATCGCCAACTTGGCTGACATATTCTATATTGGCGGAACCAAGGTCGGAGCGCTGTGCGGCGAGGCCGTGGTCTTCCCCAAGGGCGATGCTCCCAAGTACTTCTCCACGCTCATTAAGCGCAGGGGCGGACTGCTGGCCAAGGGGCGTTTGCTAGGAGTGCAGTTCGATACCTTATTTACCGATGATCTTTATACCCGCATTAGCCACAACGCTATCGAAACCGCTCAGGTTATCCGGAAGGCCTTGCAAGACAAGGGTTACGAGTTCTTTATCGAATCCCCCACCAACTTGACCTTCGTGGTGCTCGAAAACACTAAGATGACTGAGCTCAAACAGAAGGTCAACTTCGACTTCTGGGAGCGCAAGGACGCCAACCACACCGTTATCCGCTTCGCCACATCTTGGGCCACCAGAATGGAAGACGCACAGGCCCTAGCTGAGCTGCTCTAA
- a CDS encoding HAMP domain-containing sensor histidine kinase — MFEAVILIVILIIALILLAGWLGLLIADLRRMTRDLDYINRKDTNASVTANTSLSDTRRLAAAINTNLNQAKWLQQQQFSQELRVRQMLTNLTHDIKTPLTVARGYVQLMGEGSQGELALASSKAASSLDSVDYYLRYLMDYTLVQEKSQSLALSQVDFSKLVQEDLFNVFDQLSARAVAIEPYIESGIMLTSDETLLHRIVQNLIGNWLKYASRSAQVHLRRVSNGQVELSLSNETDQPFVSAQRLLERFEASPALATNSEGMESSGLGLSIVQELVATLGGSMNLEANPGRFAVHIRLPEFQGKRKAAPSGLQS, encoded by the coding sequence TTGTTTGAGGCAGTCATACTGATAGTTATTCTCATTATTGCACTGATTCTACTGGCGGGATGGCTGGGCTTGCTCATCGCCGACCTGCGGCGCATGACCCGAGATCTGGACTACATTAACCGCAAAGACACCAATGCCAGCGTCACAGCCAACACTTCCCTAAGCGATACCCGACGGCTCGCGGCGGCCATTAACACAAACCTGAACCAAGCTAAGTGGCTGCAACAGCAGCAATTCAGTCAAGAACTACGGGTGAGGCAGATGCTTACTAACCTCACGCACGACATCAAAACGCCGCTCACGGTTGCCCGTGGCTACGTGCAGCTCATGGGGGAGGGAAGCCAAGGTGAACTAGCGCTTGCCAGTAGTAAGGCCGCGTCGAGCTTAGATTCGGTGGACTACTACCTGCGATATTTGATGGACTACACGCTGGTGCAAGAAAAGAGCCAGTCGCTCGCCCTTAGTCAGGTTGACTTCTCTAAGCTGGTGCAGGAAGACTTGTTCAATGTTTTTGACCAATTAAGTGCTCGGGCAGTGGCGATTGAGCCCTATATCGAGAGCGGCATTATGCTCACGAGTGACGAAACCCTACTGCATCGAATCGTGCAAAACCTCATTGGTAATTGGCTTAAATATGCCTCTCGCAGTGCCCAAGTTCACCTGCGGCGGGTGTCGAATGGGCAGGTGGAGCTAAGCCTCAGCAACGAAACTGATCAGCCGTTTGTGAGCGCCCAGCGGCTTCTTGAGCGATTTGAGGCTTCTCCGGCGCTCGCCACGAATTCTGAGGGCATGGAAAGTTCGGGGCTAGGGCTGAGCATTGTTCAAGAGTTGGTAGCCACGCTTGGGGGCAGCATGAATTTGGAGGCGAACCCCGGTAGGTTTGCAGTTCACATTCGTTTGCCCGAGTTTCAGGGCAAACGAAAAGCCGCTCCCTCAGGACTACAATCTTGA
- a CDS encoding response regulator transcription factor, with protein MATILVVEDHQDIQDLLRDVLSPDYQLIQALSGSEAIARFNEAEPDLVLLDLMLPGVTGESVLSWIRKFSAVPVIVLTAVQDKSRTVALLNKGANDYLTKPFDIDELRARIQVQLRAGQESQSSSAELMECEGLRVDPTSRRVWVGEEELSLPKKEFALLTLMLKRPQQVFDKASLYEAVWEQSYMNAENTLNVHLSNLRTKLNEAAGQQRYIVSVWGIGVRLV; from the coding sequence ATGGCAACAATCCTAGTCGTGGAAGACCACCAAGATATACAAGACCTTTTACGAGACGTGTTAAGTCCGGACTACCAGCTCATTCAAGCCTTGAGCGGCTCTGAAGCCATCGCGCGCTTTAACGAGGCCGAGCCAGACCTAGTGCTCCTTGATCTCATGTTGCCGGGAGTGACCGGAGAGAGCGTCTTGAGTTGGATTCGCAAGTTTTCGGCTGTGCCTGTCATCGTCCTTACAGCCGTGCAAGACAAGAGTCGGACCGTTGCCCTGCTCAACAAGGGTGCCAACGACTATCTGACTAAGCCTTTCGATATCGACGAACTGCGCGCTCGCATCCAAGTTCAGTTGCGGGCGGGGCAAGAATCACAAAGCAGCAGTGCTGAGCTGATGGAATGCGAGGGCCTGCGTGTAGATCCCACCTCACGTAGGGTATGGGTAGGGGAGGAGGAGCTGAGTCTGCCGAAAAAGGAGTTTGCCCTACTGACGCTTATGCTCAAGCGCCCCCAGCAAGTGTTCGACAAGGCCAGTCTCTACGAAGCGGTTTGGGAGCAGTCCTATATGAATGCTGAAAATACGCTCAATGTGCACTTAAGCAACTTGCGTACCAAGCTCAACGAGGCGGCAGGACAGCAGAGATACATTGTATCGGTCTGGGGAATTGGGGTTCGACTTGTTTGA
- a CDS encoding ABC transporter ATP-binding protein — translation MDSIALDIRDVSKRFGKFQALNHVNLAVRKGDIYGLIGENGAGKTTLMRLITGLSPMQSGTISLLGEQVGSSQHSLSRIGAVIESPAAFEKLSVEENLKLAAIQHGLTGSSDIEEAIEFVGLSQKRKDKAKHLSLGQRQRLGLAMAILHHPDFLILDEPINGLDPSGIKEFRQLLKQLNERQQTTILISSHILSELYQVSARFGIIHKGQVVQELTRAELDAANRSGIMVEVDQAPLAAQILEQAGIGPFDVSDNHHLLIRSQEADPGQINILLVQGGVRVTNVSKQEGSLEQYYLNLMAQQQRKDEEGQR, via the coding sequence ATGGACAGCATAGCGCTCGATATTCGCGACGTGAGCAAACGCTTTGGGAAGTTCCAAGCGCTAAACCACGTGAACCTTGCAGTACGCAAGGGCGATATTTATGGCCTCATTGGGGAAAACGGAGCCGGCAAGACCACACTCATGAGGCTGATTACTGGACTCTCTCCCATGCAGTCAGGCACCATCAGCCTGCTGGGCGAGCAGGTAGGTTCCAGTCAGCACTCGCTCAGCCGCATTGGTGCTGTGATTGAGAGCCCGGCAGCTTTTGAAAAGTTGAGCGTGGAAGAAAACCTCAAGCTCGCTGCTATTCAGCACGGTCTCACCGGGTCTTCGGACATCGAAGAAGCCATTGAGTTTGTGGGTCTGAGTCAGAAGCGCAAAGACAAGGCCAAGCATCTCTCCCTGGGCCAACGCCAGAGGCTGGGCTTAGCTATGGCCATCCTTCACCACCCAGATTTTCTGATTTTGGACGAGCCCATAAACGGTTTGGATCCTTCTGGCATTAAGGAATTTAGGCAGCTTTTGAAGCAGCTCAACGAGCGCCAGCAGACTACTATTCTCATTTCTAGCCATATTTTGAGCGAGCTCTACCAGGTTTCCGCCCGCTTCGGCATCATCCACAAGGGCCAAGTTGTGCAGGAACTCACCCGGGCAGAACTGGATGCAGCCAATCGTTCGGGCATCATGGTTGAAGTGGACCAAGCGCCATTAGCCGCACAAATCCTGGAACAAGCCGGCATAGGACCTTTCGATGTAAGCGATAACCACCATTTGCTGATTCGTTCGCAGGAGGCTGACCCTGGGCAGATTAACATATTGCTGGTTCAGGGCGGCGTCAGAGTCACGAATGTTAGCAAGCAAGAGGGCTCACTTGAGCAGTATTATTTGAACCTCATGGCCCAGCAGCAGCGCAAGGATGAGGAGGGGCAACGATGA
- a CDS encoding ABC transporter permease — protein sequence MINQMRADLYRQSRTKGLYILLALTIALSVLITASKQVGGVMVTDEDLGKQMTEMTQMSWSALTGVKAMTMSSSLLMYFYIGLFVIVVGYEFSQKTYKNTLISGISRLQFIAAKYVVLLVDLLVLSAIYYAASIITSLIAGRGIGESWGTLLSDTAVMTIAIAFFMSVIFSLAIILLMATGSTIIPAVFVIIWPIAVAMLTFFAHWSWLKYVDFVTVAQNVSLSIITSSQLWPYIGVSLGILALTIVGSALIIRNKEL from the coding sequence ATGATTAACCAGATGAGAGCCGACTTGTACCGGCAGTCGCGCACGAAGGGTCTGTATATACTGCTTGCCCTGACCATCGCCTTGAGCGTCTTGATTACCGCGTCTAAGCAGGTGGGCGGCGTTATGGTCACAGACGAAGACTTAGGTAAACAAATGACCGAGATGACACAGATGTCTTGGTCTGCCTTGACTGGCGTTAAGGCCATGACCATGTCATCTAGCCTGTTAATGTACTTCTATATAGGCTTGTTTGTTATCGTTGTTGGCTACGAATTCTCGCAGAAAACATACAAAAATACGCTCATTTCAGGCATCTCCCGCCTACAATTTATCGCAGCTAAGTATGTCGTGCTCCTAGTAGATTTATTAGTCTTATCCGCTATCTACTACGCGGCTTCCATTATTACCAGTCTCATTGCGGGGCGCGGCATAGGCGAGAGTTGGGGCACGCTGCTGAGCGACACAGCAGTGATGACTATAGCTATTGCCTTCTTTATGTCGGTGATTTTCAGCCTTGCTATCATCCTGCTGATGGCAACCGGCTCAACAATCATACCGGCGGTATTTGTCATTATCTGGCCTATTGCAGTGGCCATGCTTACCTTCTTCGCACACTGGTCTTGGCTCAAGTATGTGGACTTCGTAACTGTGGCACAGAACGTGTCGCTTTCCATCATTACCAGCAGCCAGCTCTGGCCCTACATCGGCGTGTCTCTGGGCATACTCGCACTCACTATCGTCGGTTCAGCCCTCATCATCCGCAACAAGGAACTGTAG
- a CDS encoding HAD family hydrolase: MNSMTNQQQTALTLPKAVFWDMDGTLIDSEPYWHASEVEVARSHGGQWSQELGWEYSGSPVIRVATAICERGADAPAEQVKQEIIEGVARREQEQMPWIEGVSELLQALKEAGVPSVLVTSSPRHIAQVVVEQAPEGAFVGFVCGDDGLPMKPDPAPYLHAAKMIGIETGDLASCIALEDTITGITSAAASGITTLAFTGANPTDTSAGPQFTSIDTYLGLTPERLGEYTAQRQAQ, translated from the coding sequence ATGAATAGCATGACAAATCAGCAGCAGACAGCACTTACCCTACCCAAAGCAGTCTTTTGGGATATGGATGGCACCCTTATCGATTCTGAGCCCTACTGGCATGCCAGCGAGGTAGAGGTCGCCCGTAGTCATGGCGGCCAGTGGAGCCAAGAGTTGGGCTGGGAGTACTCCGGTTCTCCAGTTATCCGTGTGGCTACAGCTATCTGTGAGCGCGGCGCAGACGCTCCGGCCGAGCAGGTGAAGCAGGAGATTATCGAGGGTGTTGCCCGCCGTGAGCAGGAACAAATGCCTTGGATTGAGGGTGTTTCCGAGCTATTGCAAGCTCTTAAAGAGGCCGGTGTTCCTTCGGTTTTGGTCACTTCTTCGCCCCGTCACATTGCGCAGGTGGTGGTAGAGCAGGCTCCCGAAGGTGCCTTCGTAGGTTTTGTCTGCGGCGATGACGGTCTACCTATGAAGCCAGATCCAGCGCCCTACCTGCATGCTGCCAAGATGATAGGCATTGAGACGGGCGACTTGGCCTCGTGCATAGCGCTTGAAGACACTATCACCGGCATCACTTCGGCTGCCGCCTCTGGTATTACGACGCTGGCTTTTACCGGTGCCAATCCTACGGATACAAGCGCTGGTCCGCAGTTTACGTCAATTGATACTTACCTTGGACTGACTCCTGAGCGCTTGGGGGAGTATACAGCCCAGCGCCAAGCTCAGTAG
- the dnaG gene encoding DNA primase has protein sequence MQGMIKKEDIEKVRATADLYDIVSATVTLKPSGSGTYMGLCPFHDEKSPSFSVRPALGAWHCFGCGLGGDVFDYVKKTENVEFGDAIEILADRYHIELHYDSKRPSNRQGSNRARLIEANEEAQKFYVSQITTKEALAARKLLGGRNFSQEDCAYFGCGYAPRGWDNLVRYLASKGFTHQEMMDAGLARRGPRGVYDYLRGRATWPIRDSAGRTLGFGARRLYEDDNIPAKYLNTPDTPLYRKNQVLYGIDLAKKSIVKKRQVVIVEGYTDVMACHLAGVDTAVATCGTAFGEEHAKIVRRLISDDALGGIQLVGPAQGSRVVFTFDGDAAGQKAALHAFGLDGSFLTQTFVAVAQDGLDPCDLRIQHGDEAVQSLVTNATPLYDFVIDTAVNMFDTQYTTGQMGAVKAVAPVIAQIRDRSLVGLYTRKTARRIGVELDVLTEQVRQARRELNVHGEDAYAPRHHAYEPQNKAKAANPYADPGERKRLQGQDAEQQGYYHIEDAVFICEQQFMGLLIQIPRAIDKTSFAQLSDDNFEVPVFRSLFQAIQAAGGIPSDDVPQGLWMHNLTKAAGPLLESAINELAVMPLPLPQQEQDAPGVGPQFGLAGGQGRGQEANRPAANAAAVQLRPATDDEKQYATELLVRLLDAGYMRKIAATKHQMNRLPDGEEKFALLGQITKFEAARKDLQDQIFNNAV, from the coding sequence ATGCAGGGCATGATTAAGAAGGAAGACATCGAGAAGGTGCGCGCGACAGCGGACCTCTACGACATTGTGTCGGCAACCGTGACCCTAAAGCCCTCAGGATCGGGCACATACATGGGTTTGTGCCCCTTTCACGACGAAAAATCGCCTTCCTTTTCTGTGCGCCCAGCCTTAGGGGCCTGGCACTGCTTCGGCTGCGGCCTCGGTGGTGATGTCTTTGACTACGTCAAAAAGACTGAAAACGTTGAGTTTGGCGATGCCATTGAAATCTTGGCAGACCGCTACCACATTGAGCTCCACTACGATTCCAAGCGCCCCTCAAACCGGCAGGGTTCCAACCGCGCTCGGCTCATTGAAGCCAACGAAGAGGCTCAAAAGTTCTATGTCTCCCAAATCACTACCAAAGAAGCCTTGGCTGCCAGAAAGCTCCTCGGCGGCCGCAATTTTTCCCAAGAGGACTGCGCTTACTTTGGCTGCGGTTACGCCCCTCGCGGCTGGGACAATCTCGTGCGCTACTTGGCTTCCAAGGGCTTTACCCACCAAGAGATGATGGACGCAGGCCTAGCTCGTCGCGGCCCTCGCGGTGTCTACGATTACTTGCGGGGCCGGGCCACTTGGCCTATCCGCGACTCGGCAGGGCGCACTCTGGGCTTTGGCGCTCGCAGGCTCTACGAAGATGACAACATCCCCGCCAAGTACTTAAACACGCCTGACACCCCTCTCTATCGCAAGAATCAGGTGCTTTATGGCATTGACTTAGCGAAGAAGTCGATCGTCAAGAAGCGGCAAGTGGTCATCGTTGAGGGCTATACCGACGTGATGGCCTGCCATTTAGCAGGCGTTGACACGGCAGTTGCGACCTGTGGAACCGCTTTCGGCGAGGAGCACGCCAAGATTGTGCGCCGCCTCATTTCAGACGATGCCTTGGGCGGTATTCAGCTGGTTGGGCCTGCTCAGGGCTCACGCGTAGTCTTCACTTTCGACGGGGATGCAGCCGGTCAAAAGGCTGCCCTCCACGCATTCGGACTCGACGGCAGCTTCCTAACCCAGACCTTCGTGGCGGTGGCACAAGACGGCCTGGACCCTTGCGATTTGCGTATTCAGCATGGAGATGAGGCCGTGCAATCGCTGGTTACCAACGCCACTCCGCTCTACGATTTCGTAATCGACACCGCGGTAAACATGTTTGATACCCAGTACACGACTGGTCAGATGGGCGCGGTCAAGGCTGTGGCACCGGTGATTGCACAGATTCGCGACCGCTCCTTGGTGGGGCTTTACACTCGCAAGACTGCCAGACGCATCGGTGTAGAACTCGATGTCTTGACAGAACAGGTACGGCAGGCTCGGCGTGAGCTCAACGTCCACGGTGAAGATGCCTACGCCCCCCGTCACCACGCTTATGAGCCACAAAACAAGGCAAAAGCAGCCAATCCGTATGCGGATCCGGGAGAGCGTAAGCGCCTGCAAGGCCAAGATGCTGAGCAGCAGGGCTACTACCACATTGAGGATGCAGTCTTCATCTGTGAGCAGCAGTTTATGGGGCTTTTGATTCAGATCCCGCGCGCAATTGACAAGACTTCCTTCGCCCAGCTGAGCGATGACAACTTTGAAGTGCCTGTCTTCCGCTCGCTCTTCCAAGCTATTCAAGCTGCCGGCGGTATCCCTAGCGACGATGTGCCCCAGGGCTTGTGGATGCACAATCTCACTAAAGCAGCAGGGCCTCTATTGGAGTCAGCTATCAACGAGTTGGCAGTCATGCCGCTGCCCTTACCTCAGCAAGAGCAGGATGCTCCCGGGGTTGGTCCTCAGTTCGGCTTGGCAGGCGGCCAGGGGCGCGGACAAGAAGCTAATCGGCCGGCAGCAAACGCGGCAGCCGTGCAGTTGCGGCCAGCTACCGACGATGAAAAGCAGTATGCTACCGAACTCTTGGTGCGCCTGCTTGATGCCGGTTATATGCGCAAGATTGCAGCAACTAAGCACCAGATGAACCGCTTGCCCGACGGCGAAGAAAAGTTCGCACTGCTGGGGCAGATTACGAAGTTTGAGGCTGCTCGTAAAGACTTGCAGGACCAAATCTTCAACAACGCAGTCTAA
- a CDS encoding deoxyguanosinetriphosphate triphosphohydrolase yields the protein MVTTTDGELILSAEGYQEADEERWAPEPPKSQSRTAFERDRARLVHSSALRRLGAKTQVLVAGSDDFARTRLTHTLEVAQIGRQIGVMLGCDPDVVDCACLAHDLGHPPFGHNGERALSDIASGIGGFEGNAQTMRLLTRLEPKVFHDDGRSAGVNLTRAALDAAVKYPWTLADAAEHTKGERSLKYCVYPDDETVFRWLKQDAPVGSTPMECQVMDLSDDIAYSVHDVEDAIVGGSFNSIALTDPRIMDAVVASARSWYGNQWNADLLLEALERLKPLLPVHFNGSRRALAQLKNLTSALIGRFANSVERATRAHYGQGPLTRYSASVIIPEETSYEIVALKGISAYFVMEPRERDPFHDRQLKIITDLVDVMMSDSPRPYAALENVFLEDWAQATNDSERLRVAIDQVASLTDGSALALHSLVCA from the coding sequence ATGGTAACCACGACGGACGGTGAACTCATCTTGAGTGCAGAAGGCTATCAAGAGGCAGATGAGGAGCGATGGGCTCCGGAGCCCCCCAAATCGCAGTCTCGCACCGCTTTTGAGCGCGATCGTGCCCGCTTAGTGCATTCCTCGGCCCTGCGCAGGCTGGGAGCTAAGACTCAAGTTTTAGTGGCTGGCTCTGACGACTTTGCTCGAACCCGACTGACTCACACGCTCGAAGTGGCCCAGATTGGCCGCCAGATTGGTGTGATGCTAGGCTGCGATCCCGATGTGGTGGACTGCGCCTGCTTGGCCCACGACCTAGGTCATCCGCCTTTTGGGCACAACGGCGAGCGGGCTTTGTCAGATATTGCCTCGGGCATTGGCGGTTTTGAGGGCAATGCGCAAACGATGCGTCTCTTGACCCGGCTTGAGCCCAAAGTATTTCATGACGACGGCCGCTCGGCGGGCGTGAATTTGACCCGTGCCGCCCTCGACGCTGCCGTAAAGTATCCCTGGACGCTGGCCGATGCGGCTGAGCATACCAAGGGGGAGCGCAGTCTCAAATATTGCGTCTACCCAGACGATGAGACGGTTTTCCGCTGGCTCAAGCAAGATGCGCCCGTCGGCTCTACTCCTATGGAATGCCAGGTGATGGACCTCTCCGACGACATCGCCTACTCGGTGCACGATGTCGAGGATGCTATTGTGGGCGGATCCTTCAATTCGATTGCTCTTACGGACCCGCGCATTATGGATGCGGTGGTTGCTTCGGCTCGCTCTTGGTACGGCAACCAGTGGAATGCTGACTTGTTACTTGAAGCGCTAGAACGGCTCAAGCCCTTACTGCCGGTTCACTTTAACGGTTCTCGCCGGGCTTTGGCTCAGCTGAAGAATCTGACTAGCGCTCTCATAGGCCGATTCGCAAATTCTGTTGAGCGAGCTACGCGCGCCCACTATGGACAGGGACCGCTAACCCGCTACTCAGCTTCGGTAATCATCCCTGAAGAGACTTCATACGAGATAGTGGCTTTGAAGGGCATTTCCGCTTATTTCGTGATGGAACCGCGCGAGCGCGACCCCTTCCATGACCGGCAATTGAAGATTATTACCGATTTGGTTGATGTGATGATGTCCGACTCTCCTAGGCCTTACGCTGCTTTGGAAAACGTCTTCTTGGAGGACTGGGCACAGGCCACCAACGACAGCGAACGCCTGCGGGTGGCCATCGATCAGGTGGCTAGCCTAACCGATGGCTCTGCGCTGGCCCTGCACTCATTGGTGTGCGCCTGA